One window from the genome of Bacteroidota bacterium encodes:
- a CDS encoding GAF domain-containing protein translates to MNNLGKIRRISYLILFLFLCFIFLLFSSNHNAWLNTGANPAKTQSYLYLVTVSFLGILMFVLYLLSESKNKKNIKGLASRISDLQSQLAKKTEGEQNNEVRNVTKETVDIQEISKHILPSKENLTQEQYAEKILINIAKEFNIVQGVFYDFEKQTNLFSPIAEYAYFSEEKPKAFKLGETLTGQAAKNKKLLNINDVPQGYMTILSGLGKGTPKNLLIVPIILEKETIGVMELASFKPFDKQMENVFSQLGEKIGYALKN, encoded by the coding sequence ATGAACAACCTAGGAAAAATCAGAAGAATCAGTTATTTAATTTTGTTTCTTTTTTTATGCTTTATTTTCCTGCTTTTTTCAAGCAACCACAATGCATGGCTGAATACAGGTGCTAATCCTGCTAAAACCCAATCATACTTATATCTGGTTACAGTTTCATTTCTTGGAATTTTAATGTTTGTCCTTTATTTACTTTCAGAAAGCAAGAATAAAAAAAATATTAAGGGATTAGCTTCCAGGATCAGTGATCTACAATCTCAACTTGCAAAAAAAACTGAGGGCGAACAAAATAATGAGGTTCGGAATGTTACAAAAGAAACTGTGGATATTCAGGAAATCTCAAAACACATCCTGCCTTCCAAAGAAAATTTAACGCAGGAGCAATATGCTGAAAAAATTTTAATTAATATTGCTAAGGAATTCAACATTGTTCAGGGAGTTTTCTACGACTTTGAAAAACAGACCAACCTGTTTAGTCCTATCGCTGAATATGCATATTTTTCGGAAGAAAAACCCAAAGCTTTTAAATTAGGGGAAACATTGACAGGCCAGGCAGCTAAAAATAAGAAGTTGCTGAATATTAATGATGTTCCTCAAGGTTATATGACCATTTTGTCAGGCTTGGGGAAAGGTACACCAAAAAATTTATTGATTGTACCCATTATCCTTGAAAAGGAAACTATAGGCGTTATGGAATTGGCTTCTTTCAAGCCCTTTGACAAGCAAATGGAAAATGTTTTTTCCCAACTTGGAGAAAAAATTGGTTATGCACTGAAAAATTAA
- a CDS encoding DUF1987 domain-containing protein: MDIIKIAGTEDTPNVVLDAGNDIFEISGRSLPEDVTLFYDPILNWLDEYTKHPNPVTTFNFKLEYFNTASSKLLLDVLMKLEVMKQNGNEVLVKWHYPDDDEDMKEAGEEYADIVDVPFEQIEYSE; the protein is encoded by the coding sequence ATGGATATCATAAAAATTGCTGGTACTGAAGATACTCCAAATGTAGTTTTGGATGCAGGCAATGATATTTTTGAAATTTCCGGCCGTTCGCTGCCGGAAGATGTTACTCTATTTTACGACCCTATCCTTAACTGGCTGGATGAATATACCAAACATCCGAATCCTGTAACCACATTCAATTTCAAACTTGAATATTTCAATACCGCTTCATCAAAGCTACTTCTCGATGTTTTAATGAAACTTGAAGTCATGAAACAAAACGGGAATGAAGTGCTGGTAAAATGGCATTATCCGGATGATGATGAAGATATGAAGGAAGCCGGTGAAGAATATGCTGATATTGTCGATGTCCCATTCGAACAAATCGAATACTCCGAATAA
- a CDS encoding SiaB family protein kinase, producing MDSNKDDVKGFLEFVYDFYKSMKAHEISLVYEGEITHQITKAFTSLTESNMAKDAESGTVQKKVFHVMVECLQNISKHAEDFSSGNFIYAGRGIFLVSKGEDEYNVTTGNAVENSKINDLKNMLEHINSLDKEELTELYKKQIKEGHLSDKQGAGLGFIDIKRKTGKNLQYHFLPINDETSFFLLTSTISRNL from the coding sequence ATGGACAGTAATAAAGATGATGTAAAAGGATTTTTGGAATTTGTATATGATTTTTACAAATCCATGAAAGCACACGAAATATCTTTAGTGTATGAAGGTGAAATCACACACCAGATAACCAAAGCCTTCACTTCATTGACTGAATCGAATATGGCCAAAGATGCAGAATCGGGTACCGTACAAAAAAAGGTTTTCCACGTTATGGTCGAATGTTTGCAAAATATCAGCAAACATGCTGAAGATTTTTCCTCTGGAAATTTTATTTATGCAGGCAGAGGCATTTTCTTAGTCAGCAAAGGGGAGGATGAATACAATGTAACTACAGGAAATGCTGTGGAAAATTCTAAAATCAATGATTTGAAAAATATGCTGGAGCATATCAACAGCCTTGATAAAGAAGAACTTACAGAATTATACAAGAAACAGATTAAAGAAGGACACCTTTCTGATAAACAGGGAGCGGGTTTAGGTTTCATTGATATCAAAAGAAAAACGGGTAAAAATCTCCAATATCATTTTTTACCAATTAATGATGAAACATCCTTCTTTTTGTTAACTTCAACCATTTCAAGAAACTTATAA
- a CDS encoding CheR family methyltransferase → MNSSEIDLGIVDVKNIIRNIRENYQYDFSDYALTSFKRRLEYFMVKQDIKYPDLLEARLNNNDPIFFDQFLCDISTDTSEMFRDPSLWRFLRDNLLKQLLEESPRLKIWIPNSVSGEELFTLTIVLKEMDALDKAEIIVSGLSQKAIEQMKSGIFNPAKVNISSDNYKRFNGKSDLSSYYQNKENCFFRDISLLKNVSFIKQTVSFENLAERVKLILFRNRMIYFNNQLQQKMVNILHDCLLPGGYLIVGTKESLGEDDRFSLACNSESIYKKKN, encoded by the coding sequence ATGAATAGCAGTGAAATTGATTTAGGAATTGTAGATGTTAAAAATATCATAAGGAATATCCGGGAAAATTATCAATATGATTTTTCAGATTATGCCCTTACTTCATTTAAGCGAAGACTTGAGTATTTCATGGTCAAACAGGACATAAAATATCCGGACCTACTTGAAGCAAGGTTAAACAATAACGATCCCATTTTTTTTGATCAGTTCTTATGCGACATTTCCACAGACACTTCGGAGATGTTCCGGGACCCTTCGTTATGGAGGTTTTTAAGGGATAATTTGCTTAAACAATTATTGGAAGAAAGTCCCCGCCTGAAAATTTGGATCCCCAACTCGGTCAGTGGAGAGGAACTTTTCACGCTGACAATCGTTCTCAAAGAAATGGATGCTTTGGACAAAGCAGAAATCATTGTTTCAGGCCTGAGTCAAAAAGCTATAGAACAGATGAAAAGTGGGATTTTTAATCCGGCCAAAGTAAATATCAGTAGTGATAATTACAAACGCTTCAACGGGAAAAGCGATCTTTCCTCCTACTATCAAAACAAGGAGAATTGTTTTTTCAGGGATATTTCTTTGCTAAAAAATGTAAGTTTTATAAAACAAACAGTTAGCTTTGAAAATCTTGCCGAAAGAGTAAAATTAATCCTCTTCCGCAACCGTATGATCTATTTTAACAATCAGTTGCAACAGAAAATGGTGAATATCCTCCATGATTGTCTGTTACCCGGAGGGTACCTGATTGTTGGGACAAAAGAATCGCTCGGCGAAGACGATAGGTTTTCCCTGGCTTGCAACAGTGAGAGTATTTATAAGAAAAAAAATTAA
- a CDS encoding chemotaxis protein CheB: MYKAVMIGGSAGSFQVVSKILNALPENFPLPVFLCLHRLKHIRSGFVEALSIKSNIPVIEPNDKELVKAGRAYLAPANYHMYIELGNRIALSTEEQVNHSRPSIDLSFITAAQAYREGLVGIILSGANKDGALGIKKIHDLKGLTIVQDPLDCQVKTMTEAAINTSPVDYVLKTSGIIDFLLKLK, translated from the coding sequence ATGTACAAAGCAGTAATGATAGGAGGTTCGGCTGGAAGTTTTCAGGTGGTTTCAAAAATCCTGAATGCTCTGCCTGAGAATTTCCCATTACCCGTTTTCTTATGCCTGCACCGGCTCAAACATATACGGTCGGGGTTTGTAGAAGCACTTTCTATCAAATCAAATATTCCGGTTATAGAGCCCAATGACAAAGAATTGGTCAAAGCAGGACGGGCTTACCTTGCCCCAGCCAATTACCACATGTATATTGAACTGGGAAACAGAATTGCCCTCTCCACCGAGGAACAGGTTAACCATTCCCGGCCGTCCATAGACTTGTCGTTTATTACTGCTGCACAGGCATATAGAGAAGGATTGGTGGGAATTATCCTCAGCGGTGCCAATAAAGATGGAGCACTGGGAATAAAAAAAATTCATGACCTGAAAGGACTTACTATTGTGCAGGATCCCTTGGACTGCCAGGTAAAAACCATGACAGAAGCAGCAATCAATACTTCTCCTGTAGATTATGTACTTAAAACCAGCGGAATTATTGACTTCCTTCTTAAACTAAAATGA
- a CDS encoding CheR family methyltransferase, with product MIITDQELQQFFSLLKEVSNYDLSEYSDKSLKRRIAKVLSDNRIDFPDLLTQLKNNPVFLEKTVKDITVNTTELFRDPQIWQNIKYKILPKYKNNKTINIWHAGCSTGQEVYSMMILLKEAGLLEKAKIYGTDINADVLQTAQKGIYKYRFNINYLDNFDKVIKQNPLNYDEYKDIPYSDYFTIDQDKDVIIMNKFLRDKAVYKKQDLVKDGNIFYTKFDIILCRNVIIYFNYELQNKVFKLLYDNLYPDGTLLLGVHETILGPMASKFEKNGLVYCKKEEYIEHFILS from the coding sequence ATGATTATAACGGACCAGGAATTGCAACAATTTTTTTCTCTACTGAAAGAAGTTTCAAATTATGATTTGAGTGAATACAGTGATAAATCCTTAAAAAGGAGAATTGCAAAAGTATTATCCGATAACAGAATCGATTTTCCTGATCTTTTGACGCAGTTAAAAAATAACCCGGTTTTCCTAGAAAAAACAGTCAAAGATATTACCGTCAATACTACCGAACTTTTTCGAGATCCTCAAATTTGGCAAAACATCAAATACAAAATTCTCCCCAAATATAAAAACAACAAGACCATAAATATTTGGCATGCGGGATGTTCTACCGGTCAGGAAGTTTATTCAATGATGATCCTGCTCAAAGAAGCCGGATTGCTCGAAAAGGCCAAAATTTATGGCACCGACATAAATGCAGATGTACTTCAAACCGCCCAAAAAGGGATCTATAAATACAGGTTTAATATCAACTACCTCGATAATTTTGATAAGGTAATTAAACAAAATCCCCTGAATTATGATGAATATAAGGACATTCCTTATTCGGATTATTTTACTATTGATCAGGATAAAGATGTCATTATTATGAATAAATTTTTAAGGGATAAAGCCGTTTATAAAAAGCAGGACCTGGTGAAGGATGGAAATATCTTTTATACTAAGTTTGATATCATTCTTTGCCGAAATGTAATCATTTACTTCAACTACGAACTTCAAAATAAGGTTTTTAAGCTTTTATATGACAACCTTTATCCGGACGGAACTTTATTGTTGGGAGTTCACGAAACAATTCTTGGCCCGATGGCTTCGAAATTTGAAAAAAACGGACTGGTCTATTGTAAAAAAGAAGAGTACATTGAACATTTTATATTATCCTGA
- a CDS encoding PAS domain S-box protein, protein MSRYLKKLQNIAGNNITISVIVLSLIFPIIAWITEMGINHFSCTFRGILHMHHSIPALFIIDFIPVLAGIVTYIFTQKIQFVQLKFEKNIKQIAQEREKNAWIAQQIGKGNYGIEIQDGQNDLLSQSFVAMRDNLLANSQKEKEQKWIAEGKEIIANILRMHSRLEDLAYDVIVNLIRYIKVTQGAMYIYDEDHKTLTNIATYAYNRRKYVQQEFKIGQGLVGECGYEMDSIYRTEIPDDYVSITSGILGDQKPQSLLIIPLISDEKLQGVLEFASLEPEINKVTRIFLKELGEIIARTIFNLQVNQRTEKLLQESQQMTEELQENEEELRQSAEEMRATQEELEFSNKKLESQVLEVENAQKRLHSLLENASEIISIYDKELKMTFISPSVKKILGFSSEEMMQGKNLERLTSKGESDLKAMLHTLLEKPQETQTLQYSFLKSNGDKIFLECTGRNLLNGNAIHGIILNSRDITERKRAEKEERMRTKMQSLSENSLDMIIRLNTSGIFYYSNPVVEDYIGLRPADLAGRTIKDKSIPAVFSEYFEETTNKIKNLPKKTNTQLTISLKAGEKSMNRFLSIDAIPEFNESELETILFIGHDITETKRIEQEIQGKNRKIEDSINYAQHIQSSILPDTRLIQKYLPKSFMYYKPRDVVSGDFPWFFAKDNDLYLAVVDCTGHGVPGALLSFVGYFILNNIVDHPRDLTASEVCDMLHKGVRTTLKQDRLNADARDGMDLALCKINLAKQEMHFAGAHRPLYHVRNNELTEYKGDRKAIGGIPNSGKPEADFTDHLIKLMPGDKIFFFSDGLTDQLGGPKLKKYSPQRVRENILTHNSYSMDEYNNLFARDFDEWQGKTKQIDDVLLIGIEF, encoded by the coding sequence ATGTCCAGATACCTTAAAAAGTTGCAGAATATCGCAGGAAATAACATTACTATTTCTGTAATAGTATTGAGCCTTATTTTCCCGATTATCGCCTGGATCACTGAAATGGGAATCAATCATTTCAGTTGCACTTTCCGTGGAATTCTCCACATGCATCATTCAATACCTGCCTTATTCATCATTGATTTCATTCCTGTACTGGCCGGAATTGTTACTTATATCTTCACTCAAAAAATTCAATTTGTTCAACTGAAATTTGAAAAAAACATCAAACAAATTGCCCAGGAGAGAGAAAAAAATGCCTGGATTGCCCAACAAATCGGAAAAGGAAATTATGGCATAGAAATTCAGGACGGGCAGAACGATTTGCTCAGTCAATCATTCGTAGCCATGCGCGATAATCTTTTAGCCAACTCCCAAAAGGAAAAAGAACAGAAATGGATTGCTGAAGGAAAAGAAATTATTGCAAACATTCTTAGAATGCATAGCCGCCTTGAGGATTTGGCTTATGATGTTATTGTAAACCTCATCAGATACATCAAAGTAACACAGGGTGCCATGTATATATATGATGAAGACCATAAAACGCTTACCAATATAGCCACTTATGCATACAACCGGCGCAAATACGTTCAACAGGAATTTAAGATCGGCCAGGGCCTTGTAGGTGAATGCGGCTACGAAATGGATAGCATCTACCGCACTGAAATACCGGATGATTATGTTTCCATTACCTCCGGTATTTTAGGTGATCAAAAGCCTCAAAGTTTGCTGATCATTCCCCTGATCAGCGACGAGAAACTACAGGGCGTCCTGGAGTTCGCTTCACTGGAACCTGAAATAAACAAGGTAACCAGAATTTTCCTGAAAGAACTGGGCGAAATTATTGCCCGTACAATTTTTAACCTTCAGGTTAACCAGCGGACAGAAAAATTACTACAGGAATCTCAGCAAATGACCGAAGAACTTCAGGAAAATGAAGAAGAACTTCGTCAGAGTGCAGAAGAAATGAGGGCAACCCAGGAAGAGCTGGAATTCTCAAATAAAAAACTGGAGTCTCAGGTGCTTGAAGTTGAAAATGCCCAGAAAAGGCTTCATTCCTTGCTGGAAAATGCTTCCGAGATCATTTCCATTTATGATAAAGAACTAAAAATGACTTTTATAAGCCCTTCGGTTAAGAAAATTCTGGGTTTTAGTTCCGAAGAAATGATGCAGGGTAAAAATCTGGAAAGACTGACCAGCAAAGGAGAATCGGATCTGAAGGCTATGCTTCATACTCTGCTGGAAAAACCTCAGGAAACCCAAACCCTTCAATATTCCTTTTTAAAAAGCAATGGGGATAAAATCTTCCTTGAATGTACGGGCCGTAATTTATTGAATGGCAACGCCATACATGGCATCATTCTGAACTCACGGGATATCACCGAGCGCAAAAGAGCGGAAAAGGAAGAGCGCATGCGCACCAAAATGCAGTCGCTCTCTGAAAATTCGCTAGACATGATCATAAGACTGAATACTTCAGGCATTTTCTATTATTCAAACCCGGTAGTAGAGGATTATATAGGATTAAGGCCTGCAGATTTAGCTGGCAGGACAATTAAAGACAAATCCATACCTGCTGTTTTCTCAGAATATTTCGAAGAAACGACCAATAAAATTAAAAACTTACCCAAGAAAACAAATACCCAGCTCACCATTTCCCTAAAAGCCGGGGAGAAAAGCATGAACCGTTTTCTAAGTATTGATGCCATCCCCGAGTTTAATGAAAGTGAATTGGAAACCATCCTTTTTATTGGCCACGACATTACCGAAACAAAACGAATTGAACAGGAAATACAGGGTAAAAACCGGAAAATAGAAGACAGCATCAACTATGCACAACATATTCAATCATCCATTTTGCCTGATACCCGTCTGATTCAAAAATATCTTCCCAAATCATTCATGTATTATAAACCCAGGGATGTTGTAAGCGGAGATTTTCCCTGGTTTTTTGCCAAGGATAATGACCTTTACCTGGCCGTGGTGGATTGCACCGGCCATGGTGTACCCGGGGCATTGCTTTCTTTTGTGGGTTATTTCATACTGAACAATATAGTTGACCATCCCAGGGACCTGACAGCGTCCGAAGTATGCGACATGTTGCACAAAGGGGTCAGAACCACCCTTAAACAGGACAGGTTAAACGCTGATGCCCGCGACGGAATGGACCTTGCCTTATGTAAAATAAATCTGGCCAAACAGGAAATGCATTTTGCCGGGGCACACCGTCCTCTCTATCATGTCCGCAATAATGAGCTGACTGAATATAAAGGTGACCGGAAAGCTATAGGGGGTATTCCCAATTCCGGGAAACCTGAAGCTGATTTTACCGATCACCTGATAAAACTGATGCCTGGTGATAAAATCTTCTTTTTCTCGGATGGACTGACCGATCAGTTGGGTGGCCCTAAACTGAAGAAATATTCCCCCCAAAGGGTCAGGGAAAATATTTTAACCCATAATTCTTACTCCATGGATGAATATAATAATTTATTTGCCAGGGATTTTGATGAATGGCAGGGGAAAACCAAACAAATTGATGATGTATTACTAATCGGAATTGAATTTTAA
- a CDS encoding ATP-binding cassette domain-containing protein, with translation MSEEILKALMQLFAIIAKQDEGVESHEREFVISFLDRQLDVEAVKEYIALFDKFAGSNKTSAENVSAAKVKLTSVKDSVKILGLCKKINKTLNQEQKVVVLARLFELVNADRKFSDQRMAIIHTVAEVFNVSKEEFNNIENFVIKDEPVEFDSNNILVINDKDESYLPTKHLQTEKLDGSICILRVPSVELYFLKYTGNEDLFLNGLGLAQRSINLFASGSAIKLPKGKPVYYSDVVAHFLADTTSAHVSFEVNHIDYAFPNGNLGIRDVSFSEKQGRLIGIMGASGAGKTTLLNVLAGNEPPSKGEVLINGINLATQKEQLDGVIGLIPQDDLLIEELTVFENLYYNAKLCFRDKSEGEIEGLVNKTLASLGLLDYANLKVGSALNKTISGGQRKRLNIALELIREPSILFVDEPTSGLSSRDSENVMDLLRELALKGKLIFVVIHQPSSEIYKMFDRIIILDTGGYMIYYGNPVEAVMYFKKIDAQINSEVGECPTCGNVNPELIFNIIEAKVVDEFGRYTNQRKVSPQKWEEYYRNNLKSEKVEQVKEAPPKTLNIPNWFRQFKIYSIRDFLSKISNKQYIALNLLEAPILGLILAYVIRYIADPTSNVYIFRENENIPIYIFMALIVALFLGLTISAEEIFRDRKILKREEFLNLSRSAYLAAKILILFVISAIQCITFVLIANTILGIKGMTFAYWFALFSTAAFANMLGLNVSASFNSAVTIYILIPLLMIPMMMLSGAMFSFDKLNRNISSVGKVPVIADLMVTKWSYEALMVHQYKDNEFEKTFYDVEKLESAADFKQVHYVPELSKRFDQVSSELQSSNKINKSANALLLLKNEIANQKKMVPVPAPDPEKLNPQSFNTQIAQSVKVYLDNLASFYSKEFQKANSEKNNMINYLMQTKPEVYKQMKNDYQNESVSDAVRKVYEKNKIIEYNHQLVQQVDPVYEDPSVCGLLDIRAHFYAPRKHFLGHFFDTYSFNMTIIWIFTLLFYITLYFENFKKILNFSYPFKSKSKSKSQKSINS, from the coding sequence ATGAGTGAAGAGATACTAAAGGCTTTAATGCAGCTTTTTGCTATCATCGCCAAACAAGATGAGGGGGTGGAGTCGCATGAAAGAGAATTTGTGATTTCCTTTCTGGACAGACAGCTTGATGTTGAGGCAGTTAAGGAATATATTGCCTTATTCGATAAATTTGCCGGATCAAATAAAACTTCAGCCGAAAACGTTTCTGCCGCTAAAGTAAAACTTACTTCGGTCAAAGATTCCGTTAAGATTCTGGGGCTTTGTAAAAAAATAAACAAAACCCTAAACCAGGAACAAAAAGTTGTAGTCCTGGCCCGTTTGTTTGAACTGGTCAATGCCGACAGGAAATTTTCAGACCAGCGGATGGCTATCATCCATACAGTGGCTGAAGTTTTTAATGTTTCAAAGGAAGAATTCAATAATATTGAGAATTTTGTTATCAAGGATGAACCCGTTGAATTTGACAGCAACAACATCCTGGTCATCAACGACAAGGATGAGTCGTATTTACCCACCAAGCATTTGCAGACAGAGAAACTTGATGGCAGTATATGCATCCTTAGGGTTCCCAGTGTTGAACTTTATTTTTTAAAATATACCGGTAACGAGGACTTATTCCTCAACGGTTTAGGACTGGCTCAACGCAGCATCAATTTATTTGCCAGCGGCAGTGCCATCAAATTGCCAAAAGGCAAACCTGTTTATTACAGCGATGTTGTAGCCCATTTCCTTGCTGATACCACATCTGCCCATGTTTCGTTCGAAGTCAACCACATTGATTATGCCTTTCCCAATGGGAATTTAGGCATCAGAGACGTTAGCTTCTCCGAAAAGCAAGGAAGACTGATCGGTATTATGGGTGCAAGCGGTGCCGGCAAAACCACCCTGCTTAATGTTTTGGCAGGTAATGAACCCCCTTCAAAAGGTGAAGTGCTGATCAACGGGATCAACCTGGCTACTCAAAAAGAACAACTTGACGGAGTTATCGGGCTCATCCCCCAGGATGATTTACTGATAGAAGAGCTTACTGTCTTTGAAAACCTGTATTACAACGCTAAACTATGCTTCAGGGACAAATCCGAAGGGGAAATTGAAGGGCTGGTCAATAAAACCCTGGCCAGTCTGGGCTTGCTTGATTATGCCAACCTGAAAGTAGGATCAGCCCTGAACAAAACAATCAGCGGTGGCCAGCGCAAGCGGTTGAATATTGCCCTGGAGTTGATCCGCGAACCTTCCATCCTTTTTGTTGATGAACCTACCTCAGGCCTTTCTTCCCGCGATTCGGAAAATGTGATGGACCTTCTCCGGGAACTTGCTTTAAAAGGCAAACTTATTTTTGTAGTCATCCATCAACCTTCCAGCGAGATATACAAAATGTTCGACCGGATCATAATCCTGGATACAGGTGGATACATGATTTATTACGGTAATCCTGTGGAGGCAGTGATGTACTTTAAGAAAATTGACGCCCAGATAAACAGTGAAGTAGGTGAATGTCCTACCTGCGGCAATGTCAATCCGGAGCTAATTTTCAACATCATTGAAGCCAAGGTGGTCGATGAATTTGGCCGTTACACCAACCAACGAAAAGTTAGCCCCCAGAAGTGGGAAGAATATTACCGGAATAACCTGAAATCCGAAAAAGTCGAACAGGTAAAGGAGGCACCTCCCAAGACGCTGAATATTCCCAACTGGTTCAGGCAGTTCAAAATATACAGTATTCGTGACTTCCTTTCCAAAATCAGCAATAAACAATATATCGCACTGAATTTGCTTGAGGCACCTATACTTGGATTGATCCTGGCTTATGTGATCAGGTATATTGCCGATCCTACATCCAATGTGTATATCTTCCGTGAAAACGAGAATATACCTATTTATATTTTCATGGCGCTGATTGTTGCCTTATTCCTGGGACTGACCATCAGTGCGGAAGAAATATTCAGGGATAGAAAGATATTAAAAAGGGAAGAGTTCCTGAACCTCAGCCGGTCGGCTTACCTGGCCGCTAAAATTTTGATCCTCTTTGTCATCTCTGCAATACAGTGTATAACGTTCGTATTGATAGCCAATACTATTCTGGGAATAAAAGGAATGACTTTTGCCTATTGGTTTGCACTCTTTTCGACGGCAGCTTTTGCCAATATGCTGGGATTAAATGTTTCGGCCTCGTTCAACAGTGCAGTCACCATTTATATCCTGATACCCCTTCTGATGATTCCCATGATGATGCTAAGCGGAGCCATGTTCAGCTTCGACAAACTCAACCGAAACATAAGCAGTGTGGGTAAAGTTCCGGTTATTGCCGACCTTATGGTTACCAAATGGTCGTACGAAGCATTAATGGTACACCAATATAAGGACAATGAGTTTGAAAAGACCTTTTACGATGTTGAAAAACTTGAAAGTGCTGCCGATTTCAAGCAGGTCCATTATGTCCCTGAACTCAGCAAACGTTTTGACCAGGTAAGTTCAGAACTTCAATCTTCAAACAAAATCAATAAGAGTGCCAATGCTCTGCTATTGCTGAAAAATGAAATTGCCAATCAGAAAAAAATGGTGCCGGTGCCGGCTCCTGATCCGGAAAAGCTGAATCCACAGTCATTTAACACGCAAATTGCACAGTCCGTTAAGGTTTACCTGGATAATCTTGCCAGTTTCTATTCAAAAGAATTTCAAAAAGCCAATTCTGAGAAAAACAATATGATCAATTATCTGATGCAAACTAAACCTGAAGTTTACAAGCAAATGAAAAATGATTACCAGAATGAAAGCGTTTCGGATGCAGTGAGGAAGGTATATGAGAAAAACAAAATTATTGAATATAACCATCAACTGGTTCAACAGGTAGACCCTGTTTATGAAGATCCTTCCGTATGCGGTTTACTCGATATCAGGGCTCATTTTTATGCACCCAGGAAGCATTTTTTAGGCCACTTTTTTGACACCTATTCGTTTAATATGACTATAATATGGATATTTACTTTGCTTTTTTATATCACTTTATATTTTGAAAACTTTAAAAAAATTCTGAATTTTTCTTATCCTTTCAAAAGTAAATCCAAATCTAAAAGCCAGAAAAGTATAAATTCTTAA